Proteins encoded in a region of the Streptomyces sp. NBC_01471 genome:
- a CDS encoding amidohydrolase family protein, which produces MDRTIDIHTHYVPRGWPDLTADAGPDAPWLRIESESEAMIMMGTREFRPVQQDCWDAETRLRDMDADGVRAQVVSPTPAFFQYGRSGAEAARIARIFNDLALEIVAPAPGRLIPFCQVPLQDTDAACREVERSVANGHRGVEIGNHVGDLDLDSEGVVTFLQHCASLDVPVFVHPWDMASSPRLDRWMAQWLTAMPAETHLSILALILGGVFDRIDDRLKICFAHGGGSFAFWLGRMENAWHGRHDVIGTSRFPPSHYLGRFSVDSVVFDDRALRLLVDTVGADRVMVGSDYPYPLGERPVGDVVRKSGFLSDADRALITHGNAERFLGTAR; this is translated from the coding sequence GTGGACCGTACGATCGACATCCACACCCACTACGTGCCGCGCGGCTGGCCGGACCTGACGGCAGACGCCGGGCCGGACGCGCCGTGGCTGCGGATCGAGTCCGAGTCCGAAGCCATGATCATGATGGGGACCCGGGAGTTCCGCCCGGTCCAGCAGGACTGCTGGGACGCGGAAACCCGGCTGCGCGACATGGACGCGGACGGCGTACGGGCCCAGGTGGTCTCCCCCACTCCGGCGTTCTTCCAGTACGGCCGCAGCGGCGCGGAGGCCGCCAGGATCGCGCGGATCTTCAACGATCTGGCCCTGGAGATCGTCGCGCCGGCTCCCGGCCGGCTGATCCCCTTCTGCCAGGTGCCGCTCCAGGACACCGACGCGGCCTGCCGCGAGGTGGAGCGCAGCGTCGCCAACGGCCACCGGGGGGTGGAGATCGGCAATCATGTCGGGGACCTCGACCTGGACAGCGAGGGCGTCGTCACCTTCCTCCAGCACTGCGCCTCGCTGGATGTGCCGGTCTTCGTGCACCCCTGGGACATGGCCAGCTCGCCCCGGCTCGACCGCTGGATGGCACAGTGGCTCACCGCGATGCCCGCGGAGACCCATCTGTCGATCCTCGCGCTGATCCTGGGCGGGGTCTTCGACCGGATCGACGACCGGCTGAAGATCTGCTTCGCGCACGGCGGCGGCTCGTTCGCCTTCTGGCTGGGCCGGATGGAGAACGCGTGGCACGGCCGCCACGACGTCATCGGCACTTCGCGGTTCCCGCCTTCCCACTACCTCGGCCGGTTCTCCGTGGACTCGGTGGTCTTCGACGACCGCGCCCTGCGGCTGCTGGTCGACACGGTCGGCGCGGACCGGGTGATGGTGGGCAGCGACTACCCGTACCCGCTGGGCGAACGCCCGGTCGGTGACGTCGTCCGCAAGAGCGGCTTCCTCAGCGACGCGGACCGCGCGCTGATCACCCACGGCAACGCGGAGCGCTTCCTCGGGACGGCCCGCTGA
- a CDS encoding LysR substrate-binding domain-containing protein — protein MKIPRLLDGRLKFRHLVLVDALSRRGSVVGAAAELHVTQPAATRSLHELEDILGVPLFERGPRGVTATVFGEAFTAHARTVLAELTQAGRHVVELADADRGTVIVGTHLAGSNVLLPRAIAAVKKERPYLTVIVREASPEALLLELEAGRVDFIVGRLTVPSDERTVRRKLYDESVELVVRASHTLAGQRAVDLAELADYPWILPGAETALRREIEEFFARHGIALPMNRVETTSFLTVRQLLLETDVVAALPSLITRDDPRIVRLGVPLEPIGHSVGLTLPAARTPSPSARALVQGLEEVAAGMTPQGADGDGSP, from the coding sequence GTGAAGATCCCCCGCCTGCTCGACGGCCGGCTGAAGTTCCGTCATCTGGTCCTCGTCGACGCGCTCTCCCGCCGGGGCAGCGTGGTCGGCGCCGCCGCCGAACTGCACGTGACACAGCCCGCCGCGACGCGCAGTCTGCACGAGCTGGAGGACATCCTCGGCGTACCGCTCTTCGAGCGCGGCCCCCGGGGCGTCACCGCGACCGTGTTCGGCGAGGCGTTCACCGCCCACGCACGCACCGTGCTGGCCGAGTTGACGCAGGCGGGCCGCCACGTGGTCGAGCTGGCCGACGCCGACCGCGGCACGGTGATCGTCGGCACTCACCTCGCCGGGTCGAACGTCCTGCTCCCGAGGGCCATCGCCGCGGTCAAGAAGGAACGCCCCTACCTCACGGTGATCGTCCGGGAGGCGTCGCCCGAGGCCCTGCTCCTGGAACTGGAGGCCGGACGCGTCGACTTCATCGTGGGGAGGCTGACCGTACCGTCCGACGAGCGCACCGTACGCCGCAAGCTGTACGACGAGTCGGTCGAGCTGGTCGTCAGGGCCTCGCACACGCTCGCCGGGCAGCGGGCGGTGGATCTCGCGGAGCTGGCGGACTACCCGTGGATCCTGCCGGGCGCCGAGACCGCGCTGCGCCGGGAGATCGAGGAGTTCTTCGCCCGGCACGGGATCGCCCTGCCGATGAACCGGGTGGAGACCACCTCGTTCCTGACCGTGCGCCAACTGCTCCTGGAGACCGACGTGGTGGCGGCGCTGCCCAGCCTGATCACCCGCGACGACCCCCGCATCGTCCGTCTCGGTGTCCCGCTGGAGCCGATCGGGCACAGCGTCGGACTGACCCTGCCCGCCGCCCGTACCCCCAGTCCCTCGGCACGGGCGCTGGTCCAGGGCCTGGAAGAGGTCGCCGCCGGCATGACCCCGCAGGGCGCCGACGGCGACGGTTCTCCGTGA
- a CDS encoding biotin carboxylase N-terminal domain-containing protein, with the protein MHKVLIANRGEIAVRVARACRDAGITSVAVYAEPDRDAPHVRAADEAFALGGDTPGTSYLDMGKVLQAAKDSGADAIHPGYGFLSENAEFAQAVLDAGLTWIGPPPHAIRDLGDKVAARHIAQRAGAPLVAGTPDPVEGSAEVVAFAEQNGLPIAIKAAFGGGGRGLKVARTLEEIPELYDSAVREAVAAFGRGECFVERYLDKPRHVETQCLADQHGNVVVVSTRDCSLQRRHQKLVEEAPAPFLSEEQNAQLYAASKAILKEAGYVGAGTVEFLVGVDGTISFLEVNTRLQVEHPVTEEVSGIDLVREMFRIADGEELGYDDPQLRGHSFEFRINGEDPGRGFLPAPGTVTTFAPPTGPGVRLDAGVESGSVIGPAWDSLLAKLIVTGATREQALQRAARALDEFTVEGMATAIPFHRAVVADPAFTADPFRIHTRWIETEFVNEIPPFAPVGGDADEDESGRETIVVEVGGKRLEVSLPSSLGMTLARTGLAGGAKPKRRAAKKAGSAASGDSLASPMQGTIVKVAVEEGQEVKEGDLVVVLEAMKMEQPLNAHRSGTVKGLTAEVGASVSSGAMICEIKD; encoded by the coding sequence GTGCACAAGGTGCTCATCGCCAACCGTGGCGAGATCGCTGTCCGCGTCGCACGGGCCTGCCGGGACGCCGGGATCACGAGCGTAGCCGTCTACGCCGAGCCGGACCGGGACGCACCGCACGTACGCGCGGCCGACGAGGCGTTCGCCCTGGGCGGTGACACCCCGGGCACCAGCTACCTGGACATGGGCAAGGTCCTCCAGGCCGCGAAGGACTCGGGCGCCGACGCCATCCACCCCGGATACGGCTTCCTCTCCGAGAACGCCGAATTCGCCCAGGCCGTCCTCGACGCCGGGCTCACCTGGATCGGCCCCCCGCCGCACGCCATCCGCGACCTCGGTGACAAGGTCGCCGCCCGGCACATCGCACAGCGCGCGGGCGCCCCCCTGGTCGCCGGTACCCCCGACCCGGTCGAGGGCTCCGCCGAAGTCGTGGCGTTCGCCGAGCAGAACGGCCTGCCGATCGCGATCAAGGCGGCCTTCGGCGGCGGCGGGCGCGGCCTGAAGGTCGCCCGCACCCTCGAAGAGATCCCCGAGCTCTACGACTCGGCGGTCCGCGAGGCCGTCGCCGCTTTCGGCCGCGGCGAGTGCTTCGTCGAGCGCTACCTCGACAAGCCCCGGCACGTCGAGACCCAGTGCCTGGCCGACCAGCACGGCAACGTCGTCGTCGTCTCCACCCGCGACTGCTCCCTCCAGCGCCGCCACCAGAAGCTGGTCGAGGAGGCGCCCGCGCCCTTCCTGAGCGAGGAGCAGAACGCCCAGCTCTACGCCGCGTCCAAGGCCATCCTCAAGGAGGCCGGTTACGTCGGCGCGGGCACCGTCGAGTTCCTGGTGGGCGTCGACGGCACGATCTCCTTCCTGGAGGTCAACACCCGCCTCCAGGTGGAGCACCCCGTCACCGAAGAGGTCTCGGGCATCGACCTGGTCCGCGAGATGTTCCGCATCGCCGACGGTGAAGAGCTCGGCTACGACGACCCCCAGCTGCGCGGTCACTCCTTCGAGTTCCGCATCAACGGCGAGGACCCGGGCCGCGGCTTCCTGCCCGCACCCGGCACCGTCACCACCTTCGCCCCGCCGACCGGCCCCGGCGTCCGCCTCGACGCGGGTGTCGAGTCGGGCTCGGTCATCGGCCCCGCCTGGGACTCGCTGCTCGCCAAGCTGATCGTCACCGGCGCCACCCGCGAGCAGGCCCTTCAGCGCGCGGCCCGCGCACTGGACGAGTTCACCGTGGAGGGCATGGCCACCGCCATCCCGTTCCACCGCGCGGTCGTCGCCGACCCGGCCTTCACGGCCGACCCCTTCCGGATTCACACCCGGTGGATCGAGACCGAGTTCGTCAACGAGATCCCGCCGTTCGCCCCGGTCGGCGGCGACGCGGACGAGGACGAGTCCGGCCGCGAGACGATCGTCGTCGAGGTCGGCGGCAAGCGTCTTGAGGTCTCGCTGCCGTCCTCGCTGGGGATGACCCTGGCCCGTACCGGTCTGGCCGGGGGTGCCAAACCCAAGCGCCGGGCGGCCAAGAAGGCCGGCTCCGCCGCATCGGGTGACTCGCTCGCGTCCCCGATGCAGGGCACGATCGTCAAGGTCGCGGTCGAGGAGGGCCAGGAGGTCAAGGAGGGCGACCTGGTCGTCGTCCTGGAGGCGATGAAGATGGAGCAGCCGCTCAACGCGCACCGCTCCGGCACCGTCAAGGGCCTCACCGCCGAGGTCGGCGCCTCCGTCTCGTCCGGCGCCATGATCTGCGAGATCAAGGACTGA
- a CDS encoding DeoR/GlpR family DNA-binding transcription regulator has translation MFAAERRQLILEMVRANGAVSLRELARVVQTSEVTVRRDVRALEAEGLLDRRHGGAVLPGGFTRESGFPQKSHLATAEKTAIADLAAGLVEEGEAIVVGAGTTTQELARRLARVPGLTVVTNSLLVAQALAHANRVEVVMTGGTLRGSNYALVGSGAEQSLQGLRVSRAFLSGSGLTAERGLSTSNMLSASVDRALVQAAAEVVVLADHTKLGTDTMFQTVPTDVITRLVTDEPSAQDDRAATELQALADQGVQIAVAGQGGGAGSGPGGETVPAGRPPRRDMPLPGQRRTHPGGPGPQPLRSAVSLAEQQQQARVADMRRR, from the coding sequence GTGTTCGCTGCTGAACGTCGCCAATTGATCCTTGAAATGGTGCGTGCGAACGGGGCCGTGTCGCTCCGTGAGCTCGCCCGTGTCGTCCAGACCTCCGAAGTGACCGTACGGCGGGACGTGCGGGCGCTGGAGGCAGAAGGACTCCTCGACCGCCGCCACGGCGGTGCGGTCCTGCCGGGTGGTTTTACGCGAGAGTCCGGCTTTCCGCAGAAATCCCATCTCGCGACCGCCGAGAAGACGGCCATCGCCGATCTCGCCGCAGGGCTCGTCGAAGAAGGCGAAGCCATCGTGGTGGGCGCGGGGACGACCACGCAGGAGCTGGCCCGCCGGCTCGCCCGCGTCCCCGGACTGACGGTGGTCACCAACTCCCTCCTGGTGGCTCAGGCGTTGGCCCATGCCAACCGGGTCGAGGTCGTGATGACCGGCGGCACGCTGCGCGGTTCCAACTACGCCCTGGTGGGCAGCGGTGCCGAGCAGTCCCTCCAGGGGCTGCGGGTCTCCCGCGCCTTCCTCTCCGGCAGCGGACTGACCGCCGAGCGCGGTCTGTCGACCTCCAACATGCTGTCGGCCAGCGTCGACCGGGCGCTGGTGCAGGCCGCCGCTGAGGTGGTGGTCCTCGCCGACCACACCAAGCTGGGTACCGACACCATGTTCCAGACCGTGCCGACGGATGTGATCACCCGGCTGGTCACCGATGAGCCGTCCGCCCAGGACGACCGCGCGGCAACGGAGTTGCAGGCGCTGGCCGACCAGGGCGTGCAGATCGCGGTGGCCGGGCAGGGCGGCGGCGCGGGCTCCGGACCGGGCGGTGAGACCGTACCGGCCGGGCGGCCGCCCCGCAGGGACATGCCGCTCCCCGGGCAGCGGCGTACGCACCCGGGCGGGCCGGGGCCGCAGCCGCTGCGCAGCGCGGTATCGCTCGCCGAGCAGCAGCAACAGGCGCGGGTCGCCGACATGCGCCGCCGCTAG
- a CDS encoding NAD(P)H-quinone dehydrogenase — MTRIVIIGGGPGGYEAALVGAQLGAEVTVVDCDGLGGASVLTDCVPSKTLIATAEVMTTFDSSYEELGIIVADDTPPLEQAARVVGVDLGKVNRRVKRLALAQSHDITASVTRAGARVMRGRGRLAGQQATDGSRKVIVTAADGTEETLTADAVLLATGGHPREIPDAQPDGERILNWTQVYDLDELPEELIVVGSGVTGAEFAGAYQALGSRVTLVSSRDRVLPGEDPDAAAVLEDVFRRRGMNVMARSRAASAKRVGDRVEVTLADGRVISGTHCLMAVGAIPNSAGMGLDEAGVRLKESGHIWTDKVSRTSAPGVYAAGDVTGIFALASVAAMQGRIAMYHFLGDAVQPLDLKTVSSNVFTDPEIATVGYSQADVDSGRIEARAVKLPLLRNPRAKMQGIRDGFVKIFCRPGTGIVVGGVVVAPRASELIHPISIAVDNNLTVEQIANTFTVYPSLSGSIAEVARQLHTRKTAGEA, encoded by the coding sequence GTGACCCGGATCGTGATCATCGGCGGCGGACCTGGCGGATATGAGGCCGCCCTGGTGGGCGCCCAGCTCGGCGCGGAGGTGACCGTCGTCGACTGCGACGGTCTCGGTGGGGCATCCGTGCTCACCGACTGCGTGCCGTCCAAGACTCTGATCGCCACGGCCGAGGTGATGACGACCTTCGACTCTTCGTACGAGGAGTTGGGCATCATCGTCGCCGACGACACCCCACCGCTGGAACAGGCGGCCCGGGTGGTCGGCGTGGACCTCGGCAAGGTGAACCGGCGGGTCAAGCGGCTCGCCCTGGCCCAGTCGCACGACATCACCGCGTCGGTCACGAGGGCCGGTGCCCGGGTGATGCGCGGGCGCGGCCGGCTCGCGGGACAGCAGGCGACGGACGGCTCCCGCAAGGTGATCGTCACGGCGGCCGACGGCACCGAGGAGACGCTGACGGCCGACGCGGTGCTGCTCGCGACCGGCGGTCACCCCCGGGAGATCCCGGACGCGCAGCCGGACGGCGAGCGCATCCTGAACTGGACGCAGGTGTACGACCTGGACGAGCTCCCCGAGGAGCTCATCGTGGTCGGCTCCGGTGTCACCGGCGCCGAGTTCGCGGGCGCCTACCAGGCGCTCGGCTCCCGCGTCACGCTGGTCTCCAGCCGGGACCGGGTGCTCCCCGGCGAGGACCCGGACGCCGCGGCCGTCCTGGAGGACGTGTTCCGCCGCCGGGGCATGAACGTGATGGCCCGCTCGCGCGCCGCCTCCGCCAAGAGGGTGGGCGACCGGGTCGAGGTCACTCTGGCCGACGGCCGGGTCATCTCCGGCACGCACTGCCTGATGGCGGTCGGTGCCATCCCCAACAGCGCGGGCATGGGCCTGGACGAGGCCGGGGTCCGGCTCAAGGAGTCGGGCCACATCTGGACCGACAAGGTCTCCCGTACCAGCGCCCCCGGCGTCTACGCGGCCGGTGACGTCACCGGGATCTTCGCCCTCGCCTCGGTCGCGGCCATGCAGGGCCGCATCGCGATGTACCACTTCCTGGGTGACGCGGTGCAGCCGCTCGACCTCAAGACGGTCTCCTCCAACGTCTTCACCGACCCGGAGATCGCGACCGTCGGCTACAGCCAGGCCGACGTGGACTCGGGCAGGATCGAGGCGCGCGCCGTCAAGCTGCCGCTGCTGCGCAACCCGCGCGCCAAGATGCAGGGCATCAGGGACGGCTTCGTCAAGATCTTCTGTCGTCCCGGTACCGGCATCGTGGTCGGGGGAGTGGTCGTGGCTCCCCGGGCCAGCGAGCTGATCCACCCGATCTCGATCGCCGTCGACAACAACCTGACGGTGGAGCAGATCGCGAACACCTTCACCGTGTATCCGTCGCTCTCCGGCTCGATCGCCGAGGTGGCGCGGCAGTTGCACACCCGGAAGACGGCCGGCGAGGCCTGA
- a CDS encoding gamma-glutamylcyclotransferase, whose translation MSLYAAYAGNLDARLMSRRAPHSPLRGTGWLNGWRLTFGGEQMGWEGALATLVEAPRSQVFVALYDIAPMDQDSMDRWEGVGLDIYRRMRVRVDTLEGEEPAWIYVLNGYEGGLPSARYLGELADAAESAGAPHDYVMELRKRPC comes from the coding sequence ATGTCGCTCTACGCCGCGTACGCCGGCAACCTCGACGCGCGGCTGATGAGTCGCCGCGCCCCGCACTCCCCGCTGCGCGGCACCGGCTGGCTCAACGGCTGGCGGCTGACCTTCGGCGGGGAGCAGATGGGCTGGGAGGGAGCGCTCGCCACCCTGGTGGAGGCGCCGCGCTCACAGGTCTTCGTCGCCCTGTACGACATCGCCCCGATGGACCAGGACTCGATGGACCGCTGGGAGGGTGTCGGCCTCGACATATACCGGCGGATGCGGGTCCGGGTGGACACCCTGGAGGGCGAGGAGCCCGCCTGGATCTACGTACTGAACGGGTACGAGGGCGGGCTGCCCTCGGCGCGGTACCTGGGTGAGCTGGCCGACGCGGCCGAGTCCGCGGGCGCCCCTCACGACTATGTGATGGAACTCCGCAAGCGCCCCTGCTGA
- a CDS encoding purine-nucleoside phosphorylase — protein sequence MNASANPDLQGAADNPTVAADAAATRLRELTGAETHDVAIVMGSGWAPAVDALGTPVSDFAVTELPGFPPPAVEGHGGRVRSYAVGDKRALVFLGRTHYYEGRGVAAVAHGVRTAVAAGCKTVVLTNGCGGLRPGMRPGQPVLISDHLNLTATSPIIGANFVDLTDLYSPRLRALCKEVDNTLEEGVYVQFPGPHYETPAEINMVRVLGGDLVGMSTVLEAIAAREAGAEVLGISLVTNLAAGLTGEPLNHEEVLQAGRDSATRMGSLLSKVLERI from the coding sequence GTGAACGCTTCAGCTAACCCGGACCTCCAGGGCGCCGCCGACAACCCCACTGTCGCCGCCGACGCCGCCGCCACCCGCCTCCGTGAACTCACCGGTGCGGAGACCCACGACGTAGCCATCGTGATGGGCTCCGGCTGGGCGCCGGCCGTCGACGCACTGGGTACGCCCGTGTCCGATTTCGCCGTGACCGAACTGCCCGGGTTCCCGCCGCCCGCCGTCGAGGGCCACGGCGGCCGTGTCCGCTCGTACGCCGTCGGGGACAAGCGCGCGCTGGTCTTCCTGGGCCGCACCCACTACTACGAGGGCCGCGGTGTCGCCGCCGTCGCGCACGGCGTGCGTACCGCCGTCGCGGCGGGCTGCAAGACCGTCGTCCTGACCAACGGCTGCGGCGGCCTGCGTCCCGGGATGCGGCCCGGCCAGCCGGTCCTCATCAGTGACCACCTCAACCTGACGGCCACCTCGCCGATCATCGGCGCCAACTTCGTGGACCTCACCGACCTGTACTCGCCGCGGCTGCGCGCGCTGTGCAAGGAGGTCGACAACACGCTGGAAGAGGGCGTGTACGTCCAGTTCCCCGGCCCGCACTACGAGACGCCCGCCGAGATCAACATGGTCCGGGTGCTCGGTGGCGACCTGGTGGGCATGTCCACGGTGCTGGAGGCCATCGCCGCGCGCGAGGCCGGCGCCGAGGTGCTCGGCATCTCCCTGGTCACCAACCTGGCGGCCGGACTGACCGGCGAGCCGCTCAACCACGAAGAGGTACTGCAGGCCGGACGCGACTCGGCCACCCGGATGGGTTCGCTGCTCTCGAAGGTCCTGGAGCGGATCTGA
- a CDS encoding phospho-sugar mutase translates to MRTKGRTTVQQDLITRAKTWQAEDPDTDTREELARLIEAATDGTEDAADATAELAARFSGTLQFGTAGLRGELGAGPMRMNRAVVIRAAAGLAAYLKAQGRAGGLVVVGYDARYKSADFARDTAAVMTGAGLRAAVLPRPLPTPVLAFAIRHLGAVAGVEVTASHNPPRDNGYKVYLGDGSQIVPPADTGIAAQIDAVRSLHDVPRPESGWEILGEDVLEAYLARTDAVLTSGSPRTARTVYTAMHGVGTETLLAAFARAGFPEPVLVAEQAEPDPAFPTVAFPNPEEPGAMDLSFATARRATPDIVIANDPDADRCAVAVPYEGDWRMLRGDELGALLAAHLVRRGVTGTFAESIVSSSLLGRIAEAASLPYEETLTGFKWIARVEGLRYGYEEALGYCVDPDGVRDKDGITAALLVAELASALKAEGRTLLDLLDELAVQHGLHATDQLSVRVEDLSVIADAMRRLREQPPTELAGLKVTSAEDLSAGTEQLPPTDGLRYHLEGARVIVRPSGTEPKIKCYLEVVLPVDSIDGVPAARTRADRILTAIKADLSRAAGL, encoded by the coding sequence ATGAGGACGAAAGGCAGAACCACCGTGCAGCAGGACCTGATCACCCGCGCCAAGACCTGGCAGGCGGAGGACCCCGACACCGACACCCGCGAAGAGCTGGCACGGCTCATCGAGGCGGCGACGGACGGTACCGAGGACGCCGCAGACGCCACGGCCGAGCTGGCCGCCCGCTTCAGCGGCACCCTCCAGTTCGGCACCGCAGGCCTGCGCGGGGAGCTGGGCGCGGGCCCGATGCGGATGAACCGGGCCGTGGTCATACGCGCCGCGGCCGGTCTCGCCGCGTACCTCAAGGCGCAGGGCCGGGCCGGCGGCCTGGTCGTCGTCGGGTACGACGCCCGCTACAAGTCCGCGGACTTCGCCAGGGACACCGCGGCGGTGATGACCGGCGCCGGGCTGCGCGCGGCCGTCCTGCCGCGCCCGCTGCCCACCCCGGTCCTCGCCTTCGCCATCCGCCATCTCGGCGCGGTCGCCGGCGTCGAGGTCACCGCGAGCCACAACCCGCCGCGCGACAACGGGTACAAGGTCTACCTCGGCGACGGCTCGCAGATCGTGCCCCCGGCGGACACCGGGATCGCCGCGCAGATCGACGCGGTGCGGAGCCTGCACGACGTACCGCGCCCCGAGAGCGGCTGGGAGATCCTCGGCGAGGACGTCCTGGAGGCCTATCTGGCCCGTACGGACGCCGTACTGACCTCCGGGTCCCCCCGCACCGCCCGTACCGTCTACACGGCGATGCACGGCGTCGGCACGGAGACCCTGCTCGCCGCGTTCGCCAGGGCGGGCTTCCCGGAGCCGGTGCTCGTCGCCGAACAGGCCGAGCCCGACCCGGCCTTTCCGACGGTCGCCTTCCCCAACCCGGAGGAGCCGGGCGCGATGGACCTCTCCTTCGCGACCGCCCGCCGCGCCACCCCCGACATCGTCATCGCCAACGACCCGGACGCGGACCGCTGCGCGGTGGCCGTCCCGTACGAGGGCGACTGGCGGATGCTGCGCGGCGACGAGCTGGGCGCGCTGCTCGCGGCGCACCTGGTCCGCCGCGGGGTGACCGGCACGTTCGCCGAGTCGATCGTGTCGTCGTCGCTGCTCGGCCGGATCGCGGAGGCGGCGTCACTCCCGTACGAGGAGACGCTGACCGGCTTCAAGTGGATCGCCCGCGTCGAGGGCCTGCGGTACGGGTACGAGGAGGCGCTCGGGTACTGCGTCGACCCCGACGGCGTGCGCGACAAGGACGGCATCACCGCGGCCCTGCTCGTCGCCGAACTGGCCTCGGCCCTGAAGGCCGAGGGCCGCACGCTCCTCGACCTGCTCGACGAGCTGGCCGTCCAGCACGGTCTGCACGCGACGGACCAGCTGTCGGTGCGCGTCGAGGACCTGTCGGTGATCGCGGACGCGATGCGCCGGCTGCGCGAACAGCCGCCGACGGAACTGGCGGGCCTCAAGGTCACGAGCGCCGAGGACCTGTCCGCGGGCACGGAGCAGCTCCCGCCCACGGACGGCCTGCGCTACCACCTGGAGGGCGCCCGGGTGATCGTCCGCCCGAGCGGCACCGAGCCCAAGATCAAGTGCTATCTGGAGGTGGTGCTCCCGGTGGACTCCATCGACGGCGTCCCGGCGGCCAGGACCCGGGCGGACCGGATCCTGACGGCGATCAAGGCGGACCTGTCGCGGGCGGCGGGGCTGTAG
- a CDS encoding SDR family NAD(P)-dependent oxidoreductase: MTTTLITGANKGLGHETARRLIAAGHTVYLGSRDAGRGRRAADELGARLVVIDTTDDASVAAAVEVVEAGGGLDVLINNAGIEERGENNTVIGAAEVTADTMRGTFETNVFGTVRVLHAFLPLLRRSAAPVVVNVSSGLASLTGVSTPDTPGYGYPGVAYPASKTAVNMITVQYAKAFPEMRINAVEPGFTKTDLNGNTGIQTVEQGAEIIVRMAQAGPDGPTGGFFDAEGTLPW, translated from the coding sequence ATGACGACAACACTGATCACCGGAGCGAACAAGGGGCTCGGCCACGAGACCGCCCGCCGTCTCATCGCCGCGGGCCACACCGTCTACCTGGGCAGCCGGGACGCCGGACGCGGGCGCCGGGCCGCCGACGAACTGGGCGCGCGGCTGGTCGTCATCGACACCACCGACGACGCCTCCGTCGCGGCGGCGGTCGAGGTCGTCGAGGCCGGGGGAGGGCTCGACGTACTGATCAACAACGCCGGTATCGAGGAGCGCGGCGAGAACAACACCGTGATCGGCGCCGCGGAGGTGACGGCCGACACGATGCGCGGCACGTTCGAGACGAACGTCTTCGGCACCGTCCGGGTCCTGCACGCCTTCCTTCCGCTGCTGCGGCGCTCCGCCGCCCCGGTGGTGGTCAACGTCAGCAGCGGTCTGGCCTCACTGACCGGGGTCAGCACCCCGGACACCCCGGGGTACGGCTACCCGGGCGTCGCCTACCCGGCGTCGAAGACCGCGGTCAACATGATCACCGTGCAGTACGCGAAGGCGTTTCCGGAGATGCGGATCAACGCGGTGGAGCCGGGCTTCACCAAGACCGATCTGAACGGGAACACGGGCATTCAGACCGTCGAGCAGGGCGCCGAGATCATCGTGCGCATGGCGCAGGCGGGCCCGGACGGCCCGACGGGCGGCTTCTTCGACGCCGAGGGCACCCTGCCCTGGTAG
- a CDS encoding helix-turn-helix transcriptional regulator — protein MATTEFGRAVRRWRDRVSPEAAGLPVGGHRRAAGLRREELALLAGISVDYVTRLEQGRADNPSVQVVEALGRALRLSGAEREHLFGAAGLVPPGRGTVPGYITPGVQRMLDRLTGTPVAVFDAAWTLLLANPLYSALMGEWHGKDRNAVWRNFLGSGTRARHTAESRRTLEASQVAGLRATSIRYPADQGVRRLIAELRDGSDRFAELWDSGSVEQHEVAHKTIDHPQVGAVALDCDVLAVAGSDLRIMIYTTEPDSPDAEKLALLAVLGTQALTG, from the coding sequence ATGGCGACCACGGAGTTCGGACGGGCGGTGCGGCGCTGGCGCGACCGGGTCTCCCCGGAGGCGGCCGGGCTCCCCGTCGGCGGCCACCGGCGTGCGGCCGGGCTGCGCCGCGAGGAGCTGGCCCTGCTGGCCGGAATCTCGGTCGACTACGTCACCCGCCTCGAACAGGGCCGGGCCGACAACCCGTCGGTGCAGGTCGTCGAGGCCCTGGGCCGGGCGCTGCGCCTCTCCGGAGCGGAACGGGAGCACCTGTTCGGCGCCGCCGGGCTCGTACCACCGGGCCGGGGCACGGTGCCCGGCTACATCACGCCCGGCGTCCAGCGGATGCTGGACCGGCTGACCGGCACACCGGTCGCGGTCTTCGACGCCGCGTGGACGCTGCTGCTGGCCAACCCGCTGTACTCGGCCCTGATGGGTGAGTGGCACGGCAAGGACCGCAACGCGGTGTGGCGCAACTTCCTCGGCTCGGGCACCCGGGCCCGCCATACAGCGGAGTCCCGGCGCACCCTTGAGGCCTCGCAGGTCGCCGGGTTGCGGGCGACGTCGATCCGGTATCCGGCGGACCAGGGGGTGCGGCGGCTGATCGCGGAACTGCGCGACGGCAGCGACCGGTTCGCGGAGCTGTGGGATTCCGGGTCCGTGGAGCAGCACGAGGTGGCGCACAAGACCATCGATCACCCGCAGGTGGGGGCCGTGGCACTGGACTGCGACGTGCTTGCCGTCGCGGGCAGCGATCTGCGCATCATGATCTACACGACCGAGCCGGACTCCCCGGACGCGGAGAAACTGGCCCTCCTCGCGGTCCTCGGCACCCAGGCACTGACCGGCTGA